One genomic region from Sciurus carolinensis chromosome 2, mSciCar1.2, whole genome shotgun sequence encodes:
- the E2f1 gene encoding transcription factor E2F1: protein MAVAGAPAGGPCAPALEALLGAGALRLLDSSQIVIISTAQDASAPPAPAGPTAPAAGPRDPDLLLFATPQAPRPTPSAPRPALGRPPVKRRLDLETDHQYLAESSGPVRGRGRHPGKGAKSPGEKSRYETSLNLTTKRFLELLSRSADGVVDLNWAAEVLKVQKRRIYDITNVLEGIQLIAKKSKNHIQWLGSHATVGIGGRLEGLTQDLQKLQESEQQLDHLMHICTTQLRLLSEDSDSQRLAYVTCQDLRSIADPAEQMVMVIKAPPETQLQAVDSSETFQISLKSKQGPIDVFLCPEESVGGISPGKTPSQEAASGEEDRTADPVTTVPPPSSLPSSPTTDPSQSLLSLEQEPLLSRMGGLRAPMDEDRLSPLVAADSLLEHVREDFSGLLPEEFISLSPPHEALDYHFGLEEGEGIRDLFDCDFGDLTPLDF from the exons ATGGCCGTGGCTGGGGCCCCCGCTGGAGGCCCATGCGCGCCGGCGCTGGAGGCCCTGCTCGGGGCCGGCGCGTTGCGGCTGCTCGACTCCTCGCAGATCGTCATCATTTCCACGGCGCAGGACGCCAGCGCCCCGCCGGCTCCAGCCGGCCCCACGGCGCCCGCCGCCGGCCCCCGCGACCCCGACCTGCTGCTCTTCGCCACGCCGCAGGCGCCCCGGCCCACACCCAGCGCGCCGCGTCCGGCTCTCGGCCGCCCGCCG GTGAAGCGGAGACTAGATCTGGAAACTGACCATCAGTACCTGGCTGAGAGCAGTGGACCTGTTCGGGGCAGAGGCCGCCACCCAGGAAAAG GTGCAAAATCCCCGGGGGAGAAGTCACGCTATGAGACATCCCTGAATCTGACCACCAAACGTTTCCTGGAGCTGTTGAGCCGCTCAGCTGATGGTGTTGTTGACCTGAACTGGGCAGCTGAGGTGCTGAAGGTGCAGAAACGGCGCATCTACGACATCACCAATGTCCTGGAGGGCATCCAGCTCATTGCCAAGAAGTCCAAGAACCACATCCAGTGGCT AGGCAGCCACGCCACAGTGGGGATCGGTGGGCGGCTTGAAGGGCTGACCCAGGACCTCCAGAAACTGCAGGAGAGCGAGCAGCAGCTGGACCACCTGATGCACATCTGCACCACACAGCTGCGGCTGCTCTCCGAGGACTCTGACAGCCAGCG CCTGGCCTATGTGACGTGCCAGGACCTTCGTAGCATTGCAGACCCTGCAGAGCAGATGGTCATGGTGATCAAGGCCCCTCCTGAGACCCAATTGCAAGCCGTGGACTCTTCAGAG ACCTTTCAGATCTCCCTTAAGAGCAAACAAGGTCCCATCGATGTTTTCCTGTGCCCTGAGGAGAGTGTGGGCGGGATCAGCCCTGGGAAGACCCCATCCCAGGAGGCAGCTTCTGGGGAGGAAGACAGGACAGCTGACCCTGTCACCACAGTGCCACCACCATCGTCTCTGCCCTCATCCCCCACAACGGATCCCAGCCAGTCCCTGCTCAGCCTGGAGCAAG AGCCACTGCTGTCAAGGATGGGTGGCCTACGGGCCCCCATGGATGAGGACCGCCTGTCCCCGCTGGTGGCTGCTGACTCACTCCTGGAGCATGTGCGGGAGGACTTCTCCGGGCTCCTCCCTGAGGAGTTCATcagcctctccccaccccacgaGGCTCTCGACTATCACTTTGGCCTCGAGGAGggtgagggcatcagagacctcTTCGACTGTGACTTTGGGGATCTGACCCCCCTGGATTTCTGA
- the Necab3 gene encoding N-terminal EF-hand calcium-binding protein 3 isoform X1 has product MACAGLLAVCLLRPPAAPRPPAPPAAAAAGPAGHALFQDVFRRADKNAREAEQEDRSQPQQLDDGKLSFEEFQNYFADGVLSPGELRELFSSIDGRPTDNLETEKLCDYFSEHLGVYQPVLAALESLNRAVLTAMDATKLEYEQASKVDQFVTRFLLRETVSQLQALQSSLEGASETLEVQARGLRSNEQNVEVQSRPRGSRRAGRRALRSVSRSPTWSPGSSDIAIGRSSEAEVQWRLQVNRLQELIDQLECKAPRLEPLHEEDPANDPDSQHILVAQRQVQVAEAALQDFHRALCCYVDFTRAQGHCLHVSAQKLLGSASFSLYEFWRDEASWRRHQQSPCSKAFQRILIDHLRAPDTLTTVFFPASWWIMNNN; this is encoded by the exons ATGGCGTGCGCGGGGCTGCTCGCCGTGTGCCTGCTCCGGCCGCCCGCGGCCCCGCGGCCTCCCGCgccccccgccgccgccgccgccgggccCGCCGGACACGCGCTCTTCCAGGAC GTTTTCCGCAGAGCAGACAAGAATG ctcgggaggctgagcaggaggatcgaagccaacctcagcaacttg ATGATGGCAAGCTCTCATTCGAAGAGTTCCAGAACTATTTTGCCGATGGGGTTCTCAGCCCCGGGGAGCTGCGGGAACTGTTCAGCAGCATTGATGGACGTCCCACCGA caatTTAGAAACAGAGAAACTGTGTG ACTACTTCTCAGAACACCTGGGTGTCTACCAGCCTGTGCTGGCTGCGCTGGAGTCACTGAACCGTGCAGTGCTCACTGCCATGGACGCCACCAAGCTG GAGTACGAGCAGGCCTCCAAGGTGGACCAGTTTGTGACGCGTTTCCTGCTGCGGGAGACCGTGAGCCAGCTACAAGCTCTGCAGAGCTCACTGGAGGGAGCGTCAGAAACCCTGGAGGTCCAGGCCCGTGGCCTGCG GTCAAATGAACAGAATGTGGAAGTGCAGAGCAGGCCCCGTGGCAGCCGGCGGGCAGGACGCAGGGCCCTGAGGAGTGTCAGCCGGTCACCAACCTGGTCTCCTGGCTCCTCTGACATAG CCATAGGACGGAGCTCAGAGGCGGAGGTGCAGTGGCGGCTCCAGGTCAACCGCCTCCAGGAGCTCATAGACCAGCTCGAGTGTAAG GCCCCCCGGCTGGAACCCCTGCATGAAGAGGACCCGGCGAATGATCCCGACTCG CAGCACATCCTTGTGGCCCAGAGGCAGGTGCAGGTGGCAGAAGCAGCCCTGCAGGACTTTCACCGGGCCCTGTGCTGCTACGTGGACTTCACCAGAGCCCAGGGCCATTGCCTGCA TGTATCCGCTCAGAAGCTGCTGGGCAGCGCCTCCTTCAGCCTGTACGAGTTCTGGCGGGATGAAGCCTCCTGGAGAAG GCACCAGCAGTCGCCCTGCAGCAAGGCCTTCCAGCGCATCCTCATCGACCACCTGCGGGCTCCAGACACCCTCACCACCGTGTTCTTCCCAG CCTCCTGGTGGATTATGAATAATAACTGA
- the Necab3 gene encoding N-terminal EF-hand calcium-binding protein 3 isoform X2, with protein sequence MACAGLLAVCLLRPPAAPRPPAPPAAAAAGPAGHALFQDVFRRADKNAREAEQEDRSQPQQLDDGKLSFEEFQNYFADGVLSPGELRELFSSIDGRPTDNLETEKLCDYFSEHLGVYQPVLAALESLNRAVLTAMDATKLEYEQASKVDQFVTRFLLRETVSQLQALQSSLEGASETLEVQARGLRSNEQNVEVQSRPRGSRRAGRRALRSVSRSPTWSPGSSDIAIGRSSEAEVQWRLQVNRLQELIDQLECKAPRLEPLHEEDPANDPDSHILVAQRQVQVAEAALQDFHRALCCYVDFTRAQGHCLHVSAQKLLGSASFSLYEFWRDEASWRRHQQSPCSKAFQRILIDHLRAPDTLTTVFFPASWWIMNNN encoded by the exons ATGGCGTGCGCGGGGCTGCTCGCCGTGTGCCTGCTCCGGCCGCCCGCGGCCCCGCGGCCTCCCGCgccccccgccgccgccgccgccgggccCGCCGGACACGCGCTCTTCCAGGAC GTTTTCCGCAGAGCAGACAAGAATG ctcgggaggctgagcaggaggatcgaagccaacctcagcaacttg ATGATGGCAAGCTCTCATTCGAAGAGTTCCAGAACTATTTTGCCGATGGGGTTCTCAGCCCCGGGGAGCTGCGGGAACTGTTCAGCAGCATTGATGGACGTCCCACCGA caatTTAGAAACAGAGAAACTGTGTG ACTACTTCTCAGAACACCTGGGTGTCTACCAGCCTGTGCTGGCTGCGCTGGAGTCACTGAACCGTGCAGTGCTCACTGCCATGGACGCCACCAAGCTG GAGTACGAGCAGGCCTCCAAGGTGGACCAGTTTGTGACGCGTTTCCTGCTGCGGGAGACCGTGAGCCAGCTACAAGCTCTGCAGAGCTCACTGGAGGGAGCGTCAGAAACCCTGGAGGTCCAGGCCCGTGGCCTGCG GTCAAATGAACAGAATGTGGAAGTGCAGAGCAGGCCCCGTGGCAGCCGGCGGGCAGGACGCAGGGCCCTGAGGAGTGTCAGCCGGTCACCAACCTGGTCTCCTGGCTCCTCTGACATAG CCATAGGACGGAGCTCAGAGGCGGAGGTGCAGTGGCGGCTCCAGGTCAACCGCCTCCAGGAGCTCATAGACCAGCTCGAGTGTAAG GCCCCCCGGCTGGAACCCCTGCATGAAGAGGACCCGGCGAATGATCCCGACTCG CACATCCTTGTGGCCCAGAGGCAGGTGCAGGTGGCAGAAGCAGCCCTGCAGGACTTTCACCGGGCCCTGTGCTGCTACGTGGACTTCACCAGAGCCCAGGGCCATTGCCTGCA TGTATCCGCTCAGAAGCTGCTGGGCAGCGCCTCCTTCAGCCTGTACGAGTTCTGGCGGGATGAAGCCTCCTGGAGAAG GCACCAGCAGTCGCCCTGCAGCAAGGCCTTCCAGCGCATCCTCATCGACCACCTGCGGGCTCCAGACACCCTCACCACCGTGTTCTTCCCAG CCTCCTGGTGGATTATGAATAATAACTGA
- the Necab3 gene encoding N-terminal EF-hand calcium-binding protein 3 isoform X5, protein MACAGLLAVCLLRPPAAPRPPAPPAAAAAGPAGHALFQDVFRRADKNAREAEQEDRSQPQQLDDGKLSFEEFQNYFADGVLSPGELRELFSSIDGRPTDNLETEKLCDYFSEHLGVYQPVLAALESLNRAVLTAMDATKLEYEQASKVDQFVTRFLLRETVSQLQALQSSLEGASETLEVQARGLRSNEQNVEVQSRPRGSRRAGRRALRSVSRSPTWSPGSSDIAIGRSSEAEVQWRLQVNRLQELIDQLECKAPRLEPLHEEDPANDPDSHILVAQRQVQVAEAALQDFHRALCCYVDFTRAQGHCLQHQQSPCSKAFQRILIDHLRAPDTLTTVFFPASWWIMNNN, encoded by the exons ATGGCGTGCGCGGGGCTGCTCGCCGTGTGCCTGCTCCGGCCGCCCGCGGCCCCGCGGCCTCCCGCgccccccgccgccgccgccgccgggccCGCCGGACACGCGCTCTTCCAGGAC GTTTTCCGCAGAGCAGACAAGAATG ctcgggaggctgagcaggaggatcgaagccaacctcagcaacttg ATGATGGCAAGCTCTCATTCGAAGAGTTCCAGAACTATTTTGCCGATGGGGTTCTCAGCCCCGGGGAGCTGCGGGAACTGTTCAGCAGCATTGATGGACGTCCCACCGA caatTTAGAAACAGAGAAACTGTGTG ACTACTTCTCAGAACACCTGGGTGTCTACCAGCCTGTGCTGGCTGCGCTGGAGTCACTGAACCGTGCAGTGCTCACTGCCATGGACGCCACCAAGCTG GAGTACGAGCAGGCCTCCAAGGTGGACCAGTTTGTGACGCGTTTCCTGCTGCGGGAGACCGTGAGCCAGCTACAAGCTCTGCAGAGCTCACTGGAGGGAGCGTCAGAAACCCTGGAGGTCCAGGCCCGTGGCCTGCG GTCAAATGAACAGAATGTGGAAGTGCAGAGCAGGCCCCGTGGCAGCCGGCGGGCAGGACGCAGGGCCCTGAGGAGTGTCAGCCGGTCACCAACCTGGTCTCCTGGCTCCTCTGACATAG CCATAGGACGGAGCTCAGAGGCGGAGGTGCAGTGGCGGCTCCAGGTCAACCGCCTCCAGGAGCTCATAGACCAGCTCGAGTGTAAG GCCCCCCGGCTGGAACCCCTGCATGAAGAGGACCCGGCGAATGATCCCGACTCG CACATCCTTGTGGCCCAGAGGCAGGTGCAGGTGGCAGAAGCAGCCCTGCAGGACTTTCACCGGGCCCTGTGCTGCTACGTGGACTTCACCAGAGCCCAGGGCCATTGCCTGCA GCACCAGCAGTCGCCCTGCAGCAAGGCCTTCCAGCGCATCCTCATCGACCACCTGCGGGCTCCAGACACCCTCACCACCGTGTTCTTCCCAG CCTCCTGGTGGATTATGAATAATAACTGA
- the Necab3 gene encoding N-terminal EF-hand calcium-binding protein 3 isoform X3, translated as MACAGLLAVCLLRPPAAPRPPAPPAAAAAGPAGHALFQDVFRRADKNDDGKLSFEEFQNYFADGVLSPGELRELFSSIDGRPTDNLETEKLCDYFSEHLGVYQPVLAALESLNRAVLTAMDATKLEYEQASKVDQFVTRFLLRETVSQLQALQSSLEGASETLEVQARGLRSNEQNVEVQSRPRGSRRAGRRALRSVSRSPTWSPGSSDIAIGRSSEAEVQWRLQVNRLQELIDQLECKAPRLEPLHEEDPANDPDSQHILVAQRQVQVAEAALQDFHRALCCYVDFTRAQGHCLHVSAQKLLGSASFSLYEFWRDEASWRRHQQSPCSKAFQRILIDHLRAPDTLTTVFFPASWWIMNNN; from the exons ATGGCGTGCGCGGGGCTGCTCGCCGTGTGCCTGCTCCGGCCGCCCGCGGCCCCGCGGCCTCCCGCgccccccgccgccgccgccgccgggccCGCCGGACACGCGCTCTTCCAGGAC GTTTTCCGCAGAGCAGACAAGAATG ATGATGGCAAGCTCTCATTCGAAGAGTTCCAGAACTATTTTGCCGATGGGGTTCTCAGCCCCGGGGAGCTGCGGGAACTGTTCAGCAGCATTGATGGACGTCCCACCGA caatTTAGAAACAGAGAAACTGTGTG ACTACTTCTCAGAACACCTGGGTGTCTACCAGCCTGTGCTGGCTGCGCTGGAGTCACTGAACCGTGCAGTGCTCACTGCCATGGACGCCACCAAGCTG GAGTACGAGCAGGCCTCCAAGGTGGACCAGTTTGTGACGCGTTTCCTGCTGCGGGAGACCGTGAGCCAGCTACAAGCTCTGCAGAGCTCACTGGAGGGAGCGTCAGAAACCCTGGAGGTCCAGGCCCGTGGCCTGCG GTCAAATGAACAGAATGTGGAAGTGCAGAGCAGGCCCCGTGGCAGCCGGCGGGCAGGACGCAGGGCCCTGAGGAGTGTCAGCCGGTCACCAACCTGGTCTCCTGGCTCCTCTGACATAG CCATAGGACGGAGCTCAGAGGCGGAGGTGCAGTGGCGGCTCCAGGTCAACCGCCTCCAGGAGCTCATAGACCAGCTCGAGTGTAAG GCCCCCCGGCTGGAACCCCTGCATGAAGAGGACCCGGCGAATGATCCCGACTCG CAGCACATCCTTGTGGCCCAGAGGCAGGTGCAGGTGGCAGAAGCAGCCCTGCAGGACTTTCACCGGGCCCTGTGCTGCTACGTGGACTTCACCAGAGCCCAGGGCCATTGCCTGCA TGTATCCGCTCAGAAGCTGCTGGGCAGCGCCTCCTTCAGCCTGTACGAGTTCTGGCGGGATGAAGCCTCCTGGAGAAG GCACCAGCAGTCGCCCTGCAGCAAGGCCTTCCAGCGCATCCTCATCGACCACCTGCGGGCTCCAGACACCCTCACCACCGTGTTCTTCCCAG CCTCCTGGTGGATTATGAATAATAACTGA
- the Necab3 gene encoding N-terminal EF-hand calcium-binding protein 3 isoform X6, which yields MACAGLLAVCLLRPPAAPRPPAPPAAAAAGPAGHALFQDVFRRADKNDDGKLSFEEFQNYFADGVLSPGELRELFSSIDGRPTDNLETEKLCDYFSEHLGVYQPVLAALESLNRAVLTAMDATKLEYEQASKVDQFVTRFLLRETVSQLQALQSSLEGASETLEVQARGLRSNEQNVEVQSRPRGSRRAGRRALRSVSRSPTWSPGSSDIAIGRSSEAEVQWRLQVNRLQELIDQLECKAPRLEPLHEEDPANDPDSHILVAQRQVQVAEAALQDFHRALCCYVDFTRAQGHCLHVSAQKLLGSASFSLYEFWRDEASWRRHQQSPCSKAFQRILIDHLRAPDTLTTVFFPASWWIMNNN from the exons ATGGCGTGCGCGGGGCTGCTCGCCGTGTGCCTGCTCCGGCCGCCCGCGGCCCCGCGGCCTCCCGCgccccccgccgccgccgccgccgggccCGCCGGACACGCGCTCTTCCAGGAC GTTTTCCGCAGAGCAGACAAGAATG ATGATGGCAAGCTCTCATTCGAAGAGTTCCAGAACTATTTTGCCGATGGGGTTCTCAGCCCCGGGGAGCTGCGGGAACTGTTCAGCAGCATTGATGGACGTCCCACCGA caatTTAGAAACAGAGAAACTGTGTG ACTACTTCTCAGAACACCTGGGTGTCTACCAGCCTGTGCTGGCTGCGCTGGAGTCACTGAACCGTGCAGTGCTCACTGCCATGGACGCCACCAAGCTG GAGTACGAGCAGGCCTCCAAGGTGGACCAGTTTGTGACGCGTTTCCTGCTGCGGGAGACCGTGAGCCAGCTACAAGCTCTGCAGAGCTCACTGGAGGGAGCGTCAGAAACCCTGGAGGTCCAGGCCCGTGGCCTGCG GTCAAATGAACAGAATGTGGAAGTGCAGAGCAGGCCCCGTGGCAGCCGGCGGGCAGGACGCAGGGCCCTGAGGAGTGTCAGCCGGTCACCAACCTGGTCTCCTGGCTCCTCTGACATAG CCATAGGACGGAGCTCAGAGGCGGAGGTGCAGTGGCGGCTCCAGGTCAACCGCCTCCAGGAGCTCATAGACCAGCTCGAGTGTAAG GCCCCCCGGCTGGAACCCCTGCATGAAGAGGACCCGGCGAATGATCCCGACTCG CACATCCTTGTGGCCCAGAGGCAGGTGCAGGTGGCAGAAGCAGCCCTGCAGGACTTTCACCGGGCCCTGTGCTGCTACGTGGACTTCACCAGAGCCCAGGGCCATTGCCTGCA TGTATCCGCTCAGAAGCTGCTGGGCAGCGCCTCCTTCAGCCTGTACGAGTTCTGGCGGGATGAAGCCTCCTGGAGAAG GCACCAGCAGTCGCCCTGCAGCAAGGCCTTCCAGCGCATCCTCATCGACCACCTGCGGGCTCCAGACACCCTCACCACCGTGTTCTTCCCAG CCTCCTGGTGGATTATGAATAATAACTGA
- the Necab3 gene encoding N-terminal EF-hand calcium-binding protein 3 isoform X4, which translates to MACAGLLAVCLLRPPAAPRPPAPPAAAAAGPAGHALFQDVFRRADKNAREAEQEDRSQPQQLDDGKLSFEEFQNYFADGVLSPGELRELFSSIDGRPTDNLETEKLCDYFSEHLGVYQPVLAALESLNRAVLTAMDATKLEYEQASKVDQFVTRFLLRETVSQLQALQSSLEGASETLEVQARGLRSNEQNVEVQSRPRGSRRAGRRALRSVSRSPTWSPGSSDIAIGRSSEAEVQWRLQVNRLQELIDQLECKAPRLEPLHEEDPANDPDSQHILVAQRQVQVAEAALQDFHRALCCYVDFTRAQGHCLQHQQSPCSKAFQRILIDHLRAPDTLTTVFFPASWWIMNNN; encoded by the exons ATGGCGTGCGCGGGGCTGCTCGCCGTGTGCCTGCTCCGGCCGCCCGCGGCCCCGCGGCCTCCCGCgccccccgccgccgccgccgccgggccCGCCGGACACGCGCTCTTCCAGGAC GTTTTCCGCAGAGCAGACAAGAATG ctcgggaggctgagcaggaggatcgaagccaacctcagcaacttg ATGATGGCAAGCTCTCATTCGAAGAGTTCCAGAACTATTTTGCCGATGGGGTTCTCAGCCCCGGGGAGCTGCGGGAACTGTTCAGCAGCATTGATGGACGTCCCACCGA caatTTAGAAACAGAGAAACTGTGTG ACTACTTCTCAGAACACCTGGGTGTCTACCAGCCTGTGCTGGCTGCGCTGGAGTCACTGAACCGTGCAGTGCTCACTGCCATGGACGCCACCAAGCTG GAGTACGAGCAGGCCTCCAAGGTGGACCAGTTTGTGACGCGTTTCCTGCTGCGGGAGACCGTGAGCCAGCTACAAGCTCTGCAGAGCTCACTGGAGGGAGCGTCAGAAACCCTGGAGGTCCAGGCCCGTGGCCTGCG GTCAAATGAACAGAATGTGGAAGTGCAGAGCAGGCCCCGTGGCAGCCGGCGGGCAGGACGCAGGGCCCTGAGGAGTGTCAGCCGGTCACCAACCTGGTCTCCTGGCTCCTCTGACATAG CCATAGGACGGAGCTCAGAGGCGGAGGTGCAGTGGCGGCTCCAGGTCAACCGCCTCCAGGAGCTCATAGACCAGCTCGAGTGTAAG GCCCCCCGGCTGGAACCCCTGCATGAAGAGGACCCGGCGAATGATCCCGACTCG CAGCACATCCTTGTGGCCCAGAGGCAGGTGCAGGTGGCAGAAGCAGCCCTGCAGGACTTTCACCGGGCCCTGTGCTGCTACGTGGACTTCACCAGAGCCCAGGGCCATTGCCTGCA GCACCAGCAGTCGCCCTGCAGCAAGGCCTTCCAGCGCATCCTCATCGACCACCTGCGGGCTCCAGACACCCTCACCACCGTGTTCTTCCCAG CCTCCTGGTGGATTATGAATAATAACTGA
- the Actl10 gene encoding actin-like protein 10, whose product MNVQIAALALTEERKHPKGFGLTLPSSTPARPEAGGRGPERRPEELEPEPSQAARRGWDQREQRRTLGPRAGPPAWGAATSRKGGDPCPKRWGPREPRAKSRAEKDDYPAPKSRDLEGQADQALGPGRVPEGGAFAEGRARKVASVSRSRRVRRRHTLGHVAVVVDTGSGFAKAGFAGEDEPRIVLKSSSLVPSWERPLLPSTLGCELAGGVTRVHPIKHGVVVDWEALEGLWERLLVGGLRVLPEQWPVLVSNSPSAPPEDREKVAELLFETLAVPACHMASTALLALCSTGALSGLAVEAGAGVCHATPIYAGHSWHEATFRQDVAGSTLSRYLRDLLVSACPDLGLQALPRKTITQLKKRCCYVSLDFEGDLRNPARHHPASFCLGEGWYLRLTSERFCCPEPIFQPGLLGQSEPGLATLAFQALQKMPPTLRKGLANTVVLAGGSTLFPGFAQRLDLELEAQCRRHGYPALQPHLVANPGRGSAVWTGGSMVASLGSFQCDWMTRAMYQECGSKLVHEVFN is encoded by the exons ATGAATGTCCAAATCGCTGCCTTGGCTCTGACAGAAGAGAGGAAG CATCCTAAAGGATTTGGTCTGACCCTCCCGTCGTCCACCCCAGCCAGGCCCGAGGCGGGGGGCCGCGGGCCAGAGCGGAGACCCGAGGAGCTGGAGCCTGAGCCGAGTCAAGCGGCGAGAAGGGGCTGGGACCAGCGAGAGCAGAGGCGGACTTTGGGGCCGAGGGCGGGGCCTCCGGCCTGGGGCGCAGCCACGAGCAGAAAAGGAGGCGACCCCTGCCCGAAGAGGTGGGGGCCTCGAGAGCCGAGGGCGAAGTCACGGGCTGAGAAGGATGATTATCCAGCACCGAAAAGCAGGGACTTGGAAGGTCAGGCGGACCAGGCTCTGGGACCAGGCCGAGTCCCTGAGGGCGGAGCCTTCGCCGAAGGGCGGGCCCGGAAGGTGGCGTCGGTGTCCCGGAGCCGCCGGGTCCGCCGGCGGCACACGCTGGGCCACGTCGCAGTGGTGGTGGACACGGGCTCGGGCTTCGCAAAGGCGGGCTTCGCGGGCGAGGACGAGCCACGCATAGTACTGAAGAGCTCCAGCCTGGTGCCCAGCTGGGAACGGCCCCTGCTGCCCAGCACGCTGGGCTGCGAGCTGGCGGGCGGCGTGACGCGGGTGCACCCCATCAAGCACGGCGTGGTAGTGGACTGGGAGGCGCTGGAGGGCCTCTGGGAGCGCCTGCTGGTGGGCGGCCTGCGAGTGCTCCCAGAGCAGTGGCCCGTGCTGGTGAGCAACTCGCCGTCAGCGCCTCCTGAGGACCGCGAGAAGGTGGCTGAGCTGCTGTTCGAGACCCTGGCAGTGCCCGCGTGCCACATGGCCAGCACCGCGTTGCTGGCGCTCTGCTCCACCGGCGCGCTCAGCGGGCTGGCCGTGGAGGCGGGTGCGGGCGTGTGTCACGCCACGCCCATCTACGCAGGTCACTCGTGGCACGAGGCCACTTTCCGGCAGGATGTAGCAGGCAGCACCTTGTCGCGCTACTTGCGAGACCTGCTTGTGTCGGCGTGTCCTGACTTAGGGCTGCAGGCCCTGCCCCGCAAGACCATCACACAGCTTAAGAAGCGCTGCTGCTATGTGTCGTTGGATTTCGAGGGTGATCTCCGTAACCCTGCCCGCCACCATCCGGCCAGTTTCTGCTTGGGCGAGGGATGGTATCTGCGCCTCACCAGCGAGCGTTTCTGTTGCCCCGAACCCATCTTCCAGCCGGGTCTGCTTGGCCAGTCTGAGCCAGGACTGGCCACACTGGCTTTCCAGGCACTGCAGAAAATGCCCCCAACACTGCGGAAAGGGCTAGCCAACACTGTGGTGCTTGCGGGCGGTTCCACGCTGTTCCCTGGCTTCGCTCAGCGCCTGGACCTGGAGCTGGAGGCTCAGTGCCGCCGGCACGGCTATCCCGCCCTACAGCCCCACCTTGTGGCCAACCCTGGGCGTGGCTCAGCGGTGTGGACTGGAGGCTCCATGGTGGCCTCCTTGGGCTCCTTCCAGTGTGATTGGATGACTCGGGCCATGTACCAGGAATGTGGCTCCAAGCTGGTGCATGAAGTGTTCAACTGA